One Paenisporosarcina sp. FSL H8-0542 genomic region harbors:
- the prpE gene encoding bis(5'-nucleosyl)-tetraphosphatase PrpE, translated as MLYDIVGDIHGCYEELTALIEKLGYQPTEEGFVHPHGRKLAFVGDAADRGPQSLAVLNLLFDLQDATQLIYSPGNHCNKLYRYFKGHKVQITHGLETTVEEFKQLSPNKQEPFRKRYIAFYEALSPYQQLDDDQLIIAHAGIREDMIGKPIQKNIIVFVLYGDISGKQHADGRPIRGDWAKHYKGPAFIVYGHTPTKEARFKNRTVNIDTGCVFGGKLSALRYPEMEVVSVPSIQPYVEEKFHDYENYEN; from the coding sequence TTGTTGTACGATATCGTTGGAGATATCCATGGATGTTACGAAGAACTGACTGCATTGATTGAAAAATTAGGCTATCAACCGACTGAAGAGGGATTCGTTCATCCACATGGACGCAAACTCGCCTTTGTCGGAGATGCAGCTGATAGAGGACCGCAATCCTTGGCAGTCCTGAACTTATTGTTTGATTTGCAGGATGCCACGCAATTAATTTATTCCCCGGGAAATCATTGCAACAAACTTTATCGCTATTTTAAAGGTCATAAAGTTCAAATTACTCATGGTCTGGAAACGACCGTAGAAGAATTTAAGCAATTATCTCCAAATAAACAAGAACCATTTAGAAAGCGATATATTGCTTTTTATGAAGCACTTTCACCCTACCAGCAGCTTGACGATGATCAACTGATTATCGCTCATGCTGGAATACGCGAAGATATGATCGGTAAACCGATACAAAAAAATATTATTGTTTTTGTCTTATACGGTGATATTTCCGGTAAACAACATGCTGATGGTCGTCCAATACGGGGAGATTGGGCCAAACATTATAAAGGTCCTGCATTTATTGTATACGGTCATACACCTACCAAAGAAGCACGCTTCAAAAACCGAACAGTGAATATCGACACCGGCTGTGTGTTCGGCGGGAAATTATCTGCCCTTAGATATCCTGAGATGGAAGTGGTTTCAGTACCTTCAATCCAGCCATATGTAGAAGAAAAATTTCACGACTATGAAAACTATGAAAACTAA
- a CDS encoding RluA family pseudouridine synthase, translated as MYKQFHLLFNATEPILLREALGKWGISKRTLTSIKFDGGSLLVNGQEKTVRHPLSVGDVVTVLFPYEEVSAGLIRQEGPLEIIYEDDVLLIVNKPPGQSTIPSREHPSNTLANYVAHYYEEMSIPSTVHILTRLDRDTSGLVCLVKNRHIHHIMNQGHVMNKTYEAIVHGRVEKQTQEIIEPIGRKGSSIIEREVRKDGLFAHTDVSVIRYDSHFSHVKCLLHTGRTHQIRVHLAHIGHPIMGDDLYGGKLDLITRQALHCASVDIKHPLTGEILTITSPLPDDMSKLLH; from the coding sequence ATGTATAAACAATTTCATTTACTATTTAACGCAACAGAGCCTATATTACTTCGTGAAGCCCTAGGTAAATGGGGGATTTCCAAACGCACTTTAACATCAATTAAATTTGACGGCGGTTCCTTACTAGTAAATGGACAAGAAAAAACGGTCAGACATCCACTTTCAGTTGGGGATGTAGTGACCGTTCTTTTTCCTTATGAAGAAGTGAGTGCAGGGCTGATTCGCCAAGAAGGTCCACTGGAAATCATTTACGAAGATGATGTCCTCTTGATTGTCAATAAACCGCCTGGTCAAAGCACCATTCCTTCCAGGGAACATCCATCAAACACGTTAGCCAATTATGTAGCTCACTATTATGAAGAAATGTCGATTCCTTCGACAGTCCATATTTTGACTCGACTAGACCGTGATACATCTGGCTTAGTCTGTTTAGTTAAAAATCGACACATCCATCACATCATGAATCAAGGACATGTCATGAATAAGACATATGAAGCCATTGTTCACGGCAGAGTCGAGAAACAGACACAAGAAATCATCGAACCGATTGGACGTAAAGGAAGCAGTATTATTGAGAGAGAAGTACGGAAAGATGGTCTATTTGCTCATACCGATGTCAGTGTCATTCGATATGATTCACATTTTTCACACGTGAAATGTCTATTGCACACGGGAAGAACTCATCAAATTCGTGTACATTTGGCTCATATTGGTCATCCGATCATGGGAGATGATCTATACGGGGGGAAACTGGACTTAATTACACGACAGGCACTCCATTGTGCATCTGTAGATATTAAACATCCTTTAACCGGAGAAATTTTAACCATTACGAGTCCATTGCCAGACGATATGAGTAAATTACTCCATTAG
- a CDS encoding NAD kinase: MKFAIQSRNDAHSNELMANAKTYLSDFGLVWDEESPDIVISIGGDGTLLHAFHRYSEQLSKVAFVGIHTGHLGFYADWKPAEIEKLVISIAKKEFEVIQYPLLEATINYRNTDEESVYLALNESTIKSPDVTLVMDVELNDSHFERFRGDGLCMSTPSGSTAYNKALGGAIIHPSLEAMQLTEMASINNRVFRTVGAPLVLPSHHTCVLKPVKAVDFMVTIDHLQLLHKDVKSIQYRVAKEKVRFARFRPFPFWKRVHDSFIDSDV, from the coding sequence ATGAAATTTGCCATTCAATCAAGGAATGATGCACACTCAAACGAATTGATGGCCAATGCCAAAACCTACTTGTCGGATTTTGGACTGGTGTGGGATGAAGAGTCACCTGATATCGTGATTTCAATAGGTGGAGATGGGACATTGTTGCACGCGTTTCATCGCTATAGTGAACAATTGTCGAAAGTAGCCTTTGTTGGAATTCATACAGGTCATTTAGGATTTTATGCAGATTGGAAACCAGCTGAAATCGAGAAGTTGGTGATTTCCATTGCCAAAAAAGAATTCGAAGTGATTCAATATCCTTTGCTGGAAGCGACAATTAATTATCGTAATACGGATGAAGAAAGTGTTTATTTGGCTTTAAATGAAAGCACAATCAAATCTCCTGATGTGACATTGGTGATGGATGTCGAACTGAATGACAGCCATTTCGAACGTTTCCGTGGCGATGGGTTATGTATGTCGACACCTTCAGGAAGTACCGCCTACAATAAAGCGCTTGGTGGAGCAATTATTCACCCATCTTTGGAAGCGATGCAGTTGACGGAAATGGCGTCCATCAACAATCGGGTCTTCCGTACAGTCGGCGCTCCTCTGGTTTTACCATCACATCATACATGCGTTTTGAAACCAGTGAAGGCCGTCGATTTCATGGTGACGATTGATCATTTGCAATTGCTCCATAAAGACGTAAAATCCATCCAATATCGTGTAGCAAAAGAAAAAGTGCGATTTGCTCGATTCCGTCCATTTCCTTTCTGGAAACGTGTACACGATTCATTTATCGACAGCGATGTATAA
- a CDS encoding GTP pyrophosphokinase family protein, translated as MGQWRRFLEPYKQAVDELKIKLKGMRTQYEIANTNSPIEFVTGRVKPLASIYDKTLEKGIAFEPSAILVNELQDIAGLRIMCQFVDDIETVVELLRNRHDIKVVEERDYISHEKPSGYRSYHMIVEYPVQTIHGKIHILVEIQIRTLAMNFWASIEHSLNYKYKGLFPEEIKNRLQSAAEAAFRLDEEMSLIRDEIQEAQKYFSEYKESGNANFPSNSGEGRSKHL; from the coding sequence ATGGGGCAATGGAGACGTTTTTTAGAGCCTTATAAGCAAGCAGTAGATGAATTGAAAATAAAATTAAAGGGTATGCGGACGCAATATGAAATAGCAAATACAAACTCACCAATTGAGTTTGTTACTGGCCGTGTGAAACCTCTTGCAAGTATCTATGATAAAACACTTGAAAAAGGAATTGCTTTCGAGCCCTCTGCCATACTAGTTAATGAACTGCAAGATATTGCAGGGTTGCGCATCATGTGTCAATTCGTTGATGACATAGAGACAGTGGTAGAGTTACTGCGTAATCGTCACGATATCAAAGTGGTTGAAGAACGTGATTATATCTCACATGAGAAACCAAGTGGCTACCGTTCATATCACATGATTGTTGAATATCCCGTCCAAACCATTCATGGGAAAATTCATATCCTGGTGGAAATTCAAATCCGCACGTTGGCAATGAATTTTTGGGCATCCATTGAACATTCGTTAAACTACAAATATAAGGGATTATTTCCCGAAGAAATAAAAAACCGCTTGCAAAGTGCAGCTGAAGCAGCATTTCGTTTAGATGAAGAGATGTCACTAATCCGTGATGAAATCCAGGAAGCACAAAAATATTTCAGTGAATATAAAGAGAGTGGAAATGCGAATTTCCCATCTAACTCTGGGGAAGGTAGGTCGAAGCATTTATGA
- a CDS encoding CYTH domain-containing protein yields the protein MSIQKEIEFKNLLEKEEFHNLCREFGVSEHDFRMQTNTYFDTKDFQLRDAYMGFRLRVVGQRTELTLKAPGENKHTMIETTRLLSATEKDEILQNGFIMPQSYSEFQSLPEVLFAFGSLHTHRVEIPYQDGLLVLDRSDYLGKTDYEVEFEVNDYLSGQHSFNEMLSTYRIPIRKTPKKIARFMKAAQHK from the coding sequence ATGTCCATTCAAAAAGAAATAGAATTTAAAAATCTGTTGGAAAAAGAAGAGTTTCATAATTTATGCCGTGAATTTGGCGTATCTGAGCATGACTTTCGCATGCAGACAAACACATACTTCGACACGAAGGATTTTCAGTTACGTGATGCTTACATGGGATTTCGTTTACGAGTCGTTGGACAGCGCACTGAATTAACCTTAAAAGCACCTGGTGAAAATAAACATACCATGATTGAAACTACACGCCTGTTAAGTGCAACAGAAAAAGATGAAATTTTGCAAAACGGCTTTATTATGCCCCAATCTTACAGTGAATTCCAGTCTTTACCCGAGGTTCTATTCGCATTTGGATCTCTTCATACACATCGTGTAGAAATTCCGTATCAAGATGGCTTGCTCGTATTGGATCGCTCCGACTATTTGGGGAAGACAGATTATGAAGTTGAATTTGAAGTGAATGATTATTTAAGTGGACAACATAGCTTTAATGAAATGCTTTCAACTTATAGAATTCCAATTCGTAAAACACCAAAAAAAATTGCCCGGTTCATGAAAGCGGCTCAACATAAATAA
- a CDS encoding group 2 hemoglobin yjbI, translated as MTRKPIIPYEEIGPDKLSQLVDAFYERVAAHPKLKPIFPDDLTETARKQKQFLTQYLGGPNIYSQEHGHPMLRARHMPFPITPDRAQAWLECMHDAMDEVELEGKIRDDFYHRLVLTAHHMTNRPDQEEEIE; from the coding sequence ATGACCCGAAAACCTATTATTCCTTATGAGGAAATTGGTCCGGATAAATTGTCGCAACTTGTTGATGCATTTTACGAGAGAGTCGCGGCACACCCAAAGCTTAAGCCTATATTTCCAGATGACTTGACGGAAACAGCTCGTAAACAAAAACAATTTTTGACACAATATTTAGGTGGACCAAATATTTATTCACAAGAACACGGACACCCGATGTTACGTGCCCGACATATGCCTTTCCCTATCACACCAGACAGAGCACAAGCATGGCTTGAGTGTATGCATGATGCAATGGATGAGGTCGAGTTAGAAGGAAAAATCCGTGACGACTTTTATCATCGCCTTGTGCTAACGGCTCATCATATGACGAACCGGCCAGATCAAGAGGAGGAAATCGAGTGA